ACGTCATTTTAGGCCCTTTAGAGAGTTCCGTTTTGccatcattccattcaaaatcACAACCATGATACACGTCAATTGATACGTATTTCGGATTCATTTTTTGTTATGTATTTATGAAACAATCAAAAATCACTTTTATAAGCCTAAATCTACAAATAACCGAATTTTTAAAGTTCGGTTTCAGACCTATCAGAAAAAGcatgcaaaaccgaagtttgaaacttcggtttgtcAGGTACTAGACATGTCATAAAAAGCAATTAAAGATAtgttactgttaccttttactGTTACCTTTTACTGTTCGACAGCTTTTACTGAAACCGAATTTTGAAATGTCGATTTTTCAATTATAACTACTCTATATAAACCGACATCTATTACAAGAAACGTATGTATCACTCTCTTCTCCCTTCTCCAAACATCAATTTTAATTTTGTAAACATGTCACCAATTCTTGTTCAGATTAATGTCTATTGGAATGCTAAGTTTTCACCACAATTGAAGTTTTACTCTGGGTACAAATATAAGTACTTTCAAAATGTGGATGTTAGTCAGATGACAACAATTTCAAAGGTGTTTGAGTGGCTCAAAGAAAACATTACGGTTGAGCACTCGAGCGTGATGTTTTGGAATGAAGGTAAAGAAAAATTCGAGCATCTTTGTGAGGAAGATGAATGGAATTTAATCAAAAACAAAGCAATTGTGAAAAATCAACCTCTTCCATTGCATCTAATTTAATTATGTGTTAAATTTCTATGCGTTgtttttaattatgtatttttattttcaaaaaaatgtaaccgtgattctgatattaataaaagtgttgttaAAAAAATTTGTATTTGCATCTTACtactattagtattttattatttgtaatgttattatatatttttaaggtAATATATTAGCGTATATAACTGTAAATTAACTATCAAATCCAAGTTCTTTATTAAAATTAGTGTTTAAAAAAACAGATAACCCAAAACTGAAGTTTGGAACTTCAGATTTGatcaaaaccgaagttccaaacttcagaTTAGGGTTTGTGCTGACAGACCACCCCAaaatcgaagtttgaaacttcggaaatggcaaaaccgaagttccaaacttcggttttaccatttttgcaaCAAAAAATCCTATTTTTCCATTTTTGCAACAAGGATCaataaaattaccattttaaaaaaaaaaatccaaaaactcTTGTTTCGCACAAACAACCTACCGTCTttctatcattttatatatattaataataattacgttGATACTTCATGTGAATCATATTTCATGAATGACATTAGACATTAGCGTTTTGACGTGAATAATCACCCAAGTTGCCTAGAAGTTTGGTTTAGGCTTGTTAGTTTAGATTACTTTCTTTTCATTGTATTGTCCATGGTATCTCGTTTTGTTAGTTTTGATAGTTTAGTTTTATTTTGCTTCTAGTTTTCACCTTTTTTAAAGTTCCCTTTTTCAATATAACtctattttttttaagaaaaaaaaatcacTCGAGTTGTCATTAAACTTTATTTTTAacgattattataaaaataaaaataaaaataaaaactctgTTGACTTTTGACATTCCACTTAAAAAAACGTTCACCGAGACGTATGTATATGAGAGTGCATAACAAATTAACGAATTGTACGCATAATTGATAATTTGTCTATTTATATAAGGGCAAATACATAAAAAGTTAACTTATTTTCCTAATTTTTCTATTCTATGTAATCTATTTCATTTGGAAATAAAAAGTGagtttttttttaaaagttaaTCAAACAAAAGGTGTCGTTAGTTTTTGCAAACTTTTTCAGTTAAGTGTTAACTTTCCATAACATGTCAAGTCCTTTATCGACCAACATTTTCAACTCGCGATTTCGAGACACGTTTTTGACGCGCGATTCCGGCATGCGTTTTCGACCCGCGTTTTTTGAGGCGCGTTTTCAACACGTGTTTTCGACGCGCGTTTTCAACACGTGTTTTCGACGCGCGTTTTCAACATGCGGTTTCGACGCGCGTTTTCGAGGCGTTTTTTACCAGAGTTTTCGACCAGCGTTCTAGAGGCGCGTTTTCAACTCGCGATTTTTCGGCGcgtttttcggcgcgcgtttttgaGGTGCGTTTTTTGTAAACGCGATCCTCGTAAACGCGCGCCGAAAAATGCGCCTCGGTAGTGCGTGCCGAAAAGCGCGCCTCAAAAAAACGAGCGTAAAAAATGCAGGTCGAAAACGCATGTCGAAAACGCGAAACGAAATCGCGCCTCCAGAACGCTGGATGAAAACTCTGGTAAAAAAAGCGCCTCAAAAAACGAGCGTCAAAAACGCAGGTCGAAAACGCATGTCGATAACGTGCATCGAAATCGCGAGTTGAAAATGTTGGTCGATAAAGGACTTGACATGTTATGCGAAGTTGACACTTAACTGAGAAAGTTAATAAAAGTTAACGACACCCTTCTTTTTGATTAACTTTTGAAAAAAGACTCATTTTTTTATATCCAAATAAAATAAATTAGTTAAAATAGAATTCGGAAAACAGAGAAAAATTATATAGATATAAGAGATAAAGAATACTCCGTAGAATACCAACACGTCAACACATCTAAACAAACTCTAGCTAATAGCAGTTTTTGATCATTGATCATCATATGGCTCATTCTTTTGTCGTGAAACAGCACCACGCTTGCAGTCTCATCAGTCATCACTAGATCAGCCGCACCATCACCAATTACCATAAATAATCGACGTGATTATAGTAGCATGTTTTCTGCTGGAGTCAACCTCTTTAGAGAGATGTTATTAAAGTGCAGGATACCTCATACACTATGTACGGTAGAGACCAATTACGTGCTTGAAAGTGTAAACATAAATTTCCCCGGAGTCAACCTCATACACTATGTGTGGATATGGATGGCAGTAAGGATTGTGATTCAATGGGTTCTGCAGTACAAAAATTAAAGAATGTTTTGATCGTTAGAGCCACAGCGCAACATGATACGGTTCACTCTTGTAGTACTTGTAGATATTATACAAGCTTAATTGATTTGAGAAAGAATCAACGTTACAAGTACTTTAACAGTGATTTGATCTTTGGTGATGGGTTAGTTATAAATCTTCACAACAAAGATAAATCTAGTGCAGATAATGCCGAAAAGAACGATGATAGTGATGTGAAAGCTGATTAATTAATTGCTAAAGGTAACTCCGTACAAGACGAATTCGAATAAAGTTGGTTGATCTCGATTTTTATGTTAATTTTAATATTAGGATTATTTTTAATTTGTTACTACTTTAATGACTTTATCTGTTACAGAGTTTCATACAATTTGGTTGATTAAAAATTAGATTTGTTATATGATTGCATCTTTTGTGGAGTTCCATATATTTAGGTTGAAGAAAAATTGAAACTCAAATATAAAACAGATGTTGAACATGAAATATGAACTCAGTAGCTGTGGCAATTTGGGTTTGGTTTGAAATTACTCATTCTGATCACAACTTGAATTGAGAAATGGGTTGGGTCTAGGGTGTTTCAACCTTAACTCAGTGCCCGCTAACCAAGACACAACCGCGTTTCGTCAGGAATTTTGTTCACCAGGGGTGAAATTTTTTTAAAACCGTTCACATTCACTGCTTTTTTTTTTCCTTCCATGAAATTAAACCTTTCGGGGCATGAGCTTTTGGTTTATGGGCAAAATATGAAGGATTTTGACAAAATATTGAAGCTTTCGGGTAAAATATGGACGCTTTTAAGCAAAATATAAAGACTTTTAGACTAAAAAAAGTCCACTCACGGAAAAATAAAAAAGAGAAGAGAAACATAGACATTTGtgtttctctctctaaaatggacAATGTCAGATTATTATTTACATTTCTAGACAAGTGATTCGCGAAAATGGGTAAAAGGCAACGTGAGACGCGAACTTTTTTCATGTAGCCTAAACTTGTACCATGCATTGTAAACTTGTACATAAATTATAACGTATATACAACAATTTAAAGCAGTCTATACAACAATTTAAAGCATTGATTTAAAAGTGTCGAGTTCGCGAAAGTTGAATGAATTTACGCGAAGTGGGTGTTAAAACTCATAACCAACTCAAACCAATATCAATGAGTTGCAGAggaattattaaattaattattatgttGGCCACGCGGGTTTTAATATCCCATATCACATCATATATTTGTAAATTTTTGGGGAACAATATAAGGCCACATGGAATGGTTGGGATCTTTCACTGAACTTCTCTCCTTCACATTAGCGTCACATCAGCACAAATCCTTTAACATTTctttcacattcctttcactaaacactcacAATCATAAACTTCACCACCACACTTtacccattttttattattatttaaaacttaaaatataaatataaataacatttataaactaaaaaaaaatacgaattacattaaaaataataaaaaagccGATTACATAAATTAACAAAAATACGCTTACATTAAAATTAAACTacgattacaaaaaaaaaaaaaaaaaaaaaaatgaaaaagaaaaaaaaaacgagtACAAATAAAAAAAACACACGATTACATAAAAAAAGACTAGTACATAAACTAGATACCGATTAATCGGTATAATAACCATCCGCACTACCATCGGTTTCGTGAGGAAGATCGTCCCAAATGTGTTTGGTATACAACACGACTTTGTGAATTTGATTATTGCGGTTCCGAGTAGCCACGCCCATTTATCGTTATCCTGAAGCCACTCGAAGACCTTGTTCTCGGGATTCCAATATGCAAACTGCGAAATCTCATCGCAGTGCGCGTTTCGCCTTAAATAATCAAACATTTCATCAACTCGAAGCCCATTGACCGGCACATCTGCATAATCGACCCGCCCACCGACGTAGCGGTCCATGTCATCGGAAAACAAACCGCCGCCGTGAATCTCGAACGTAACAATGTTTTCGAAAGCCATTTATGAGTATAAAAAATTGAGAGTGAAATGGGTTTGAAAAATGAAAATTGAGAGTGAAATGGGTTTGAAAGTGTAAAAATTTGAGAGTGTAatggtgtgtgtatatatatatatatatatatatatatatatatatatatatatatatatatatatatatatatatatatatatatatatatatatatgtgaaatggGTAGGAAAAAAAAACTGATCACTAGCCGTtgggaaaaagaaaagaaaaaaaaaagaacgtGGGCCCCACAAAGAGCCGTTAGAAGGGTGAGGAGGGTGGCTGGCGGAGGTGGTGGCGGATCGGTGGTGATGGGGGTGAAACGGGTGGCGGTGGGTGGCGGTGTCTCTCACTCACCACTGCATGTGGCCTAAGGCAAAAAGAGATTCGCGATGCCTCTTTCTTCCATTTCCGCGAAAGATGATGGGCATGTGGCCTTTTTTTATTGGTGCTGATATACTCGCGGGTTTCAGGTACATTTTCCGCGAATTATCGTACATTTTTCGCTAATTACTTGTCTAGAAATGTAAATAACAGTCTGACAATGTCTATTTTAGAGAGTAAGAAACACATATGTCTATTCTAGTAATTTtttcaataaaaaaaattaaaattttaagccTGGAAATTTCAAAATCTACTGGAGGCAGATGCCCCTTGCCCCTTAGTATTTTCGCCCTTGCCGGGCAACCAGCAACCATATGGCTTATAGCCTAGTGTTCGTGAGGAGCCTTCAACCAAGAGGTTCAAGCCTCGTGGCATATTTGTGGATAAATTCGAATCGGGTGTGTAACTTGCCGTTCTTAAATATAAAGGTTGAAGTTGAAATACGATTAAAATCACTTAACCAAATTCACTCATGCGTAATTAACCAGAGTTTTACACTATTTATCAGACCAGTCTAGCTAGTATTCAAATTAAACTAAGGTGCAACCAcacgcggggggggggggggggggggggggggggtcaaGTGGGGTCAGCCGCCCCTgacgatttcgaaattttagtctaaattttttcggtttttcgattttgcctcaggtggaattttttttttgccccaaaaccttcgtatttttgccccaaaaccttcatattttgccccaaaaccatcccaaggtagcccaagtggttggggccccgagatccttgcaagaggtctcaggttcaattcttggggtggccagggaagggttggaaacagccagggagtattcctgatgggctgcgtacactagagtatggggtcggattactcgcccttcccgggtaacccgaacagggaaaaccttacaactttaacctctaaattttactaaaaaactctatattttgctccaaaacctctatattttgtcaaaaaaaaaaaaaaaattccttacattttaaaaatttatttgcCCCCGGTGAAATTTTTTTCTGGATCCGCCACTGGGTGCAACCATCTCACAGTATTTAacatatatcataattattacGTGCACAACATTATGTAGTATTTCATATATAACTCAATTCAATGATTGAGATGTGACAGAACAAATATGAAGGTGTACTTAGATTAAATCAATATTAACTCTCAAGTCAACTGAAATATGCCATTAGAACTTTAAACTAAATTAAGAGAATAATATATCATCTCAAAATGCTAATTGTTTAGTTTCATCCTCAGTGTTATAGGAAGCCTAATAATCCGTACAAACAAACGAAAAGAGAAGATAAACACGTTCGTGCACTAAGCTTTCATAGACTTGAAAACCACCTGAGATATCTATTCACAATCTGCCTAATATGTTTGGTAAATAGTGAAGATTAGTTACATGAAAAAGCTATCTATCTTTGCTTaggtatttaatatttaatatctcTACTATATTATCTCCCTTATCATTTGTAAGctgtaaattaattattaaaatacaaCCACAAGCAAGTAATAAAAAATTTCAATAAAAATGGATAAAATTAACTCTATTAGAAAAGCAGTATGTTGTTTGCTTCTTACATCATTGATTGCGAGGAACCATGGCGCCACATTCAATATACAAACTAAAGGTGCAAAGGGTGATGGCGTAACCGATGATGGCCCGGTACATGTTAATGAATTACATTACTTATTTTTTGTTAATGGATATATGATGTTTATGTTATGTTGTTTATTTAGGCAATTGTGGCTGCTTGGAAAGAAGCATGTGCAGCAGCATCACCACCAAATTCGGTGTTAATTCCACCAGGGACTTATTTCACACTTGCATTTACTTTAAGCGGTCCATGCCAGGGTCCTGTTGAGATCAAGGCTGCTGGAGCCATCTTAAAGGCCCCACCCGAGCTTGAAAAGTTTAAAGATGACAGTTGGATTACTATTGAGAAAGTTCGGAATTTGACTCTCAATGGTGGTACTTTTGACGGCCAAGGTCACGGCACATGGACAACTAAAAAATGCCATGATTCCGAAATGAAGTGTGCAATACCAGTTGTAAGCTTTTCTTTCAAACTTGTAAATTCACTATCGTGttatttgttttttaagatgtttttgtctgaagatctgtaGACCATGtctgtttttatgtctgcaaattAACTTAATCGTGTCTGCAGCACTAATAAACATATTTCTAAGTCTGGAAATTTGCAGAaagaatataatattattttatcttatgtctccAGAAAAACAAACAGTTTACAGTAAAAATGTCTGCGGAcgaacataagacataataagatttGCAGACTGAAAAACAAATGACTCCTAAGTTCTGATGCCGTGTTTGTTATCCGGTCATTTCATTTttgttatgtttttttttttcagAATCTCAGATTAAGTCATGTCAGGGATTCATTGTTTAAGGATTTCACGTCTGCCAATAGTAAAAACTTTCACATAACTTTATGGAAATGTGATCATAGTAAGTTTAATAACATTACCATTAGCGCGCCAGCAAATAGTACCAACACCGATGGAATTCATATCGCGAAGTTAGATGGGCTTAACATCACAAACACAATTATAAAGACAGGAGATGATTGCATTTCTTTCGGGGATGGGAGCAAAAACGTGTATATCGAGAAAGTGACATGTGGACCAGGACATGGTATAAGTATTGGAAGCCTAGGAAAGTTTCCAAATGAAGAACCTGTTCAAGGAGTGTATATAAGGAACTGCACCATAAGTGGAACCACTAATGGACTTAGGATCAAAACTTGGCCCGGTTCTCAACCGGGAATCGCTAGTGATATGCATTTTCATGAGATCATCATGGACAAAGTGGCAAATCCCATTTTAATTGATCAAGAATATTGTCCACATAATGCATGCAAGGTACTCTGTAACGTTTTCCCTTCTGAAATTGATTATTTGTTTAGTTCTTATAAAATAAGAACTTAAAAATTAGTATGCTGACATTTGACATAGAGTCAAAAACAGTCACACGATGACTATGTACGTCAGAGTAAAAATATTCTACCTCCCCAGATAGCTTGAACTAGAAAACTTTATATGTTTACAGTTGACATAAAGTATTGTATTGAAGTTGTTTTTGCTTTACATATCTACTATACCAGAAAGGACCTCCATCAAAAGTGAAGTTATCGAATGTGAGCTTTAGGAAGATAACAGGGACATCAACGACTAAGGAAGCATTGAAATTTGTTTGCAGTGCAGGGGCACCATGCGAGAATGTGACGGTGGCTGATATTAACTTGACATTCAAAGGACCTGGAGGAGGAGGAGCCACATTTCATTGTTCTAACGTCAACCCTAAAGTCATTGGTCAAAATTTTCCTCCGGCATGCCCAGCTGCCGCT
The window above is part of the Rutidosis leptorrhynchoides isolate AG116_Rl617_1_P2 chromosome 1, CSIRO_AGI_Rlap_v1, whole genome shotgun sequence genome. Proteins encoded here:
- the LOC139853583 gene encoding exopolygalacturonase-like; amino-acid sequence: MDKINSIRKAVCCLLLTSLIARNHGATFNIQTKGAKGDGVTDDGPAIVAAWKEACAAASPPNSVLIPPGTYFTLAFTLSGPCQGPVEIKAAGAILKAPPELEKFKDDSWITIEKVRNLTLNGGTFDGQGHGTWTTKKCHDSEMKCAIPVNLRLSHVRDSLFKDFTSANSKNFHITLWKCDHSKFNNITISAPANSTNTDGIHIAKLDGLNITNTIIKTGDDCISFGDGSKNVYIEKVTCGPGHGISIGSLGKFPNEEPVQGVYIRNCTISGTTNGLRIKTWPGSQPGIASDMHFHEIIMDKVANPILIDQEYCPHNACKKGPPSKVKLSNVSFRKITGTSTTKEALKFVCSAGAPCENVTVADINLTFKGPGGGGATFHCSNVNPKVIGQNFPPACPAAAATAPQPTTY